A single Cellulomonas sp. SLBN-39 DNA region contains:
- a CDS encoding anchored repeat ABC transporter, substrate-binding protein, translating into MSAGRRRPARPVAGAVAALAVPVLALAGCTAPPALDPGGEGLRVVTTTTLLADLVRQVGGDRVQVVPIVPEGADPHTYEPTLRDARDVVYADVAFSNYALLEEHAVITTLDANLRDDAVQVSLAEESVKYAAEIIPLVEDVGLDSLWLGLRVQGDGAELGATRASQVLVQATGADGPGQVYAYLTGTFGDTDVYVDSSDGFDAADGYRHDTFTLPVDAHTHLSWAFTAPGVYRLDLRARLQTEPTARPVDVGAGTLTVAVGVPPSAAGVDDPVVLDAGHADVTADLATGTLLVRHEPETSGAAPTSDPGHAHDHVHEHALDDVVVVVPTTSLAEVPAGPAHRFLGRPGTLVHQLPQAVLGKHVHGEIDPHLWQDVGNAMAYAQLVRDTLTSADPDGARHYRDTTAAYLDELAAADAYVQAQVDAIPPDRRYLVTTHDAFGYLAHAYGLTVAGFVSPNPAVEPSLADRRRLTQTLRSLQVPAVFLEPNLVARSSTLTQVADEVGVQVCALYGDTFDEHVSTYVQMVRANADSLRRCLSPAPTP; encoded by the coding sequence GTGAGCGCGGGTCGGCGCCGGCCGGCGCGGCCCGTCGCCGGTGCCGTCGCGGCGCTGGCGGTGCCCGTCCTGGCGCTGGCGGGCTGCACCGCCCCGCCGGCGCTCGACCCGGGCGGCGAGGGCCTGCGCGTCGTGACCACCACGACGCTGCTCGCGGACCTCGTGCGGCAGGTCGGCGGTGACCGGGTGCAGGTCGTCCCGATCGTCCCCGAGGGCGCCGACCCGCACACGTACGAGCCGACGCTGCGCGACGCGCGCGACGTGGTGTACGCGGACGTGGCGTTCAGCAACTACGCGCTGCTCGAGGAGCACGCGGTGATCACCACCCTCGACGCGAACCTGCGCGACGACGCCGTGCAGGTGTCCCTGGCGGAGGAGTCGGTGAAGTACGCGGCCGAGATCATCCCCCTCGTCGAGGACGTGGGGCTGGACTCCCTGTGGCTGGGCCTGCGGGTGCAGGGCGACGGTGCGGAGCTCGGCGCGACCCGCGCGTCCCAGGTGCTCGTGCAGGCCACGGGCGCCGACGGGCCCGGGCAGGTGTACGCGTACCTCACGGGCACCTTCGGCGACACGGACGTGTACGTCGACTCCTCGGACGGCTTCGACGCCGCCGACGGGTACCGCCACGACACGTTCACCCTGCCGGTCGACGCGCACACCCACCTGTCGTGGGCGTTCACCGCGCCGGGCGTGTACCGGCTCGACCTGCGCGCCCGCCTCCAGACCGAGCCCACCGCCCGCCCCGTCGACGTCGGCGCCGGCACGCTCACCGTCGCGGTGGGCGTGCCGCCGTCGGCCGCCGGGGTCGACGACCCGGTCGTCCTCGACGCCGGGCACGCCGACGTCACCGCCGACCTGGCCACGGGCACCCTGCTCGTGCGGCACGAGCCGGAGACGTCCGGCGCCGCGCCGACGTCCGACCCCGGTCACGCCCACGACCACGTGCACGAGCACGCGCTCGACGACGTCGTCGTGGTCGTCCCCACCACGTCGCTCGCCGAGGTGCCCGCCGGGCCCGCGCACCGGTTCCTCGGCCGCCCGGGCACGCTCGTGCACCAGCTCCCGCAGGCGGTGCTCGGCAAGCACGTGCACGGCGAGATCGACCCGCACCTGTGGCAGGACGTCGGCAACGCGATGGCGTACGCGCAGCTCGTGCGCGACACCCTGACCTCCGCCGACCCGGACGGCGCCCGCCACTACCGCGACACCACCGCCGCGTACCTCGACGAGCTCGCCGCGGCCGACGCGTACGTGCAGGCGCAGGTCGACGCGATCCCGCCCGACCGCCGGTACCTGGTGACCACGCACGACGCGTTCGGGTACCTCGCGCACGCCTACGGCCTGACCGTGGCGGGGTTCGTCAGCCCGAACCCCGCGGTCGAGCCGTCGCTGGCCGACCGGCGCCGCCTCACGCAGACCCTGCGCAGCCTGCAGGTGCCCGCCGTGTTCCTCGAGCCGAACCTCGTCGCGCGCTCCTCGACGCTCACCCAGGTGGCCGACGAGGTCGGCGTGCAGGTCTGCGCCCTGTACGGCGACACCTTCGACGAGCACGTGAGCACCTACGTCCAGATGGTCCGCGCCAACGCCGACTCCCTGCGCCGGTGCCTGTCCCCCGCACCCACCCCGTGA
- a CDS encoding choice-of-anchor M domain-containing protein — protein sequence MHPTPTPARRVLTALAAVVLLAWPAGAATAATDGPAPGDPALDQTLGADLRVVDEPGVLEAGHVDMGPRFVDGTWRLLVHDDAARTDPSAPSVWRAPERTVLRVVDAAVQQVPDDPAYAFVGAEPGVDVWVVPQTQDPDVVWLGWNTQDPEVMASVDRGVTLGLRGVQGPGTMTVYLQSGTFGAPQVLWDSRAAEAQDVWVDVNTHTHASWVFTAPGVYLVQVEVAADLLDGSRVTDTQVLRVAVGSATSTDEAAAAAWQGAAPTATAAAAPSGAADAGAAGPGGTAAGAAGDDPLVPLLVGAVAVVGAGLLVGVLVVATRAARDRRRAFAAAGTPGADAPTGGAA from the coding sequence GTGCACCCCACCCCCACCCCCGCCCGCCGCGTCCTGACCGCGCTCGCGGCCGTCGTCCTGCTCGCCTGGCCGGCCGGCGCCGCGACCGCCGCCACCGACGGCCCCGCGCCCGGCGACCCGGCCCTCGACCAGACCCTCGGCGCCGACCTGCGGGTCGTCGACGAGCCCGGCGTCCTGGAGGCGGGCCACGTCGACATGGGCCCACGGTTCGTCGACGGCACGTGGCGGCTGCTCGTGCACGACGACGCCGCCCGCACCGACCCGTCCGCGCCGAGCGTGTGGCGCGCGCCGGAGCGCACCGTGCTGCGCGTCGTCGACGCCGCCGTGCAGCAGGTCCCCGACGACCCCGCGTACGCCTTCGTCGGCGCCGAGCCGGGCGTCGACGTGTGGGTCGTCCCGCAGACGCAGGACCCGGACGTCGTCTGGCTCGGCTGGAACACGCAGGACCCCGAGGTGATGGCGTCGGTCGACCGGGGCGTGACCCTCGGCCTGCGGGGTGTGCAGGGCCCCGGCACGATGACGGTCTACCTGCAGTCCGGCACGTTCGGCGCCCCGCAGGTGCTGTGGGACTCCCGGGCCGCCGAGGCGCAGGACGTGTGGGTCGACGTGAACACGCACACGCACGCGAGCTGGGTGTTCACCGCCCCCGGCGTCTACCTCGTGCAGGTGGAGGTCGCCGCCGACCTGCTGGACGGCTCACGCGTCACCGACACCCAGGTGCTGCGGGTCGCCGTGGGTTCCGCGACGTCCACCGACGAGGCCGCCGCGGCGGCCTGGCAGGGCGCGGCGCCCACCGCCACGGCCGCCGCGGCGCCGTCGGGCGCCGCCGACGCGGGGGCCGCGGGCCCGGGCGGCACCGCCGCGGGTGCGGCCGGGGACGACCCGCTCGTCCCGCTGCTGGTCGGCGCGGTCGCGGTCGTCGGCGCCGGCCTGCTCGTGGGCGTCCTCGTCGTGGCCACCCGCGCCGCCCGTGACCGCCGCCGCGCGTTCGCCGCGGCGGGGACGCCGGGCGCCGACGCCCCGACCGGGGGTGCGGCATGA
- a CDS encoding anchored repeat-type ABC transporter ATP-binding subunit, producing the protein MSTTTTPATGHPPAARQSAPGTPPAPTALDVRGLAVELGGRRVLHDADLTVGRGELVGLLGSNGAGKTTLLRAVLGLVRPAAGTVLVDGSTARAGRTAVGYVPQRHDVAWDLPVSVADAVLTGLTARLQPGRRARREHWDTVARSLARVQLTGLAERPVGQLSGGQRQRVLVARALVQDPALLLLDEPCTALDLPTQEVLVDLFRSLAREGRAVLMTTHDVPSALDTCDRLALLHGTVVATGTPAALAARPDAWTTTFGVGPGSTLHRLLEAVR; encoded by the coding sequence ATGAGCACCACGACCACCCCGGCGACGGGTCACCCGCCCGCCGCGCGGCAGAGCGCCCCGGGCACACCCCCCGCCCCGACGGCCCTCGACGTCCGCGGGCTCGCGGTCGAGCTCGGCGGCCGCCGCGTCCTGCACGACGCCGACCTCACCGTCGGGCGCGGCGAGCTCGTCGGCCTGCTCGGGTCCAACGGCGCGGGCAAGACGACCCTGCTGCGCGCCGTCCTCGGCCTGGTCCGGCCCGCCGCCGGCACCGTCCTCGTCGACGGCTCGACCGCCCGCGCCGGGCGCACCGCCGTGGGGTACGTGCCGCAACGCCACGACGTCGCGTGGGACCTGCCCGTCAGCGTCGCCGACGCCGTGCTCACGGGCCTGACCGCGCGCCTGCAGCCCGGGCGGCGCGCGCGGCGCGAGCACTGGGACACCGTCGCCCGGTCGCTCGCACGCGTCCAGCTCACCGGCCTCGCCGAGCGGCCCGTCGGGCAGCTGTCCGGCGGGCAGCGCCAGCGCGTGCTCGTCGCCCGCGCGCTCGTGCAGGACCCCGCCCTGCTGCTCCTCGACGAGCCCTGCACGGCGCTGGACCTGCCCACGCAGGAGGTCCTCGTCGACCTGTTCCGCTCCCTGGCCCGCGAGGGGCGCGCCGTGCTCATGACCACCCACGACGTGCCGTCCGCGCTCGACACGTGCGACCGCCTGGCGCTGCTGCACGGCACCGTCGTGGCCACCGGCACCCCGGCCGCGCTCGCCGCCCGCCCCGACGCGTGGACGACGACGTTCGGCGTCGGCCCGGGCTCGACCCTGCACCGCCTGCTGGAGGCCGTCCGATGA
- a CDS encoding anchored repeat-type ABC transporter permease subunit, with product MTPADFLADLLNPDLSFLPKALLVAVLSALVCGVVGTYVVLRGMAFIGDAVAHAVFPGLAVAFVLGGNLVLGGAVAGVLTAVLVALLSQDRRLREDSVIGVLFVAAFALGVVVISRAPGYAGSLQQFLFGSLTGVPDEDVAVVAVTGVVVLVAVALAHRHLVAVSLDREFARAAGVRVLAWDVLLYVLVALAVVISVQTVGNVLVLALLVTPAATARLLTDRIGVMMALGPAIGAGSALVGLYVSWSWDLPTGGTVVLVLTAAFVLAWVAAPRRGLLARTARPARTPARTPAGATA from the coding sequence ATGACCCCCGCCGACTTCCTGGCCGACCTGCTCAACCCCGACCTGTCGTTCCTGCCCAAGGCCCTGCTCGTCGCCGTGCTGTCCGCCCTCGTGTGCGGTGTCGTCGGCACGTACGTCGTGCTGCGCGGCATGGCGTTCATCGGCGACGCCGTCGCGCACGCCGTGTTCCCCGGCCTCGCGGTGGCGTTCGTGCTCGGCGGCAACCTCGTGCTCGGCGGGGCCGTCGCGGGCGTGCTCACCGCCGTGCTCGTCGCGCTGCTCTCGCAGGACCGGCGGCTGCGCGAGGACTCCGTCATCGGCGTGCTGTTCGTCGCCGCGTTCGCGCTCGGCGTCGTCGTCATCTCCCGCGCCCCCGGGTACGCGGGCAGCCTCCAGCAGTTCCTCTTCGGCTCGCTGACGGGCGTACCCGACGAGGACGTCGCCGTCGTCGCCGTCACGGGCGTCGTCGTGCTCGTCGCCGTGGCGCTGGCGCACCGGCACCTCGTCGCCGTCAGCCTGGACCGGGAGTTCGCCCGGGCCGCGGGCGTGCGGGTCCTGGCCTGGGACGTGCTGCTGTACGTGCTCGTCGCGCTGGCCGTGGTCATCAGCGTGCAGACCGTGGGCAACGTGCTCGTGCTCGCGCTGCTCGTCACGCCCGCGGCCACCGCCCGCCTCCTGACCGACCGGATCGGCGTGATGATGGCGCTCGGCCCGGCCATCGGCGCCGGCAGCGCCCTCGTCGGCCTGTACGTGTCCTGGTCGTGGGACCTGCCGACCGGCGGAACCGTCGTCCTCGTCCTGACCGCCGCGTTCGTGCTGGCGTGGGTCGCCGCACCACGCCGTGGCCTGCTCGCCCGCACGGCTCGCCCTGCCCGCACCCCGGCCCGCACCCCCGCAGGAGCCACCGCATGA
- a CDS encoding lytic murein transglycosylase, with amino-acid sequence MNAADSSPAQSSLAPPSPAPSSPARRPGRAGRRAWLATSLALALLGAAAVVGAAVTAADARTGAADAGAPTAGSTPGSMSGSAPGTASVAGPARTADDLPAGALADATWIATTAATTEVPERALRAYAGAALAVGASHPGCGLGWNGLAAVGLVESVHGTIDGGVLLDDGTSRPRVVGVPLDGDGVAAIGDTDGGRWDGDTTWDRAVGPLQVIPTTWVEHGTDGDGDGVADPFQVDDAALTAARYLCDAGGDLTTPEGWTAALAAYNADADYARRVTQAAQDYAQGRPATG; translated from the coding sequence ATGAACGCCGCCGACTCGTCCCCGGCACAGTCGTCCCTGGCACCGCCGTCCCCGGCACCGTCGTCCCCGGCCCGCAGACCGGGGCGTGCCGGGCGCCGTGCCTGGCTCGCCACGAGCCTGGCGCTGGCCCTGCTCGGCGCCGCGGCGGTGGTCGGCGCGGCCGTCACCGCGGCGGACGCCCGCACCGGGGCCGCCGACGCCGGGGCACCGACGGCAGGCAGCACGCCGGGCAGCATGTCGGGCAGCGCGCCGGGGACCGCGTCCGTCGCCGGGCCGGCGCGCACGGCGGACGACCTGCCTGCGGGTGCCCTCGCCGACGCCACCTGGATCGCCACGACCGCGGCGACGACCGAGGTCCCCGAGCGCGCGCTGCGCGCCTACGCGGGCGCCGCGCTCGCGGTCGGCGCCAGCCACCCCGGGTGCGGCCTGGGGTGGAACGGGCTCGCGGCGGTCGGGCTCGTCGAGTCCGTGCACGGCACGATCGACGGCGGGGTCCTGCTCGACGACGGCACGTCGCGCCCGCGGGTGGTCGGCGTGCCCCTCGACGGCGACGGGGTCGCCGCGATCGGCGACACCGACGGCGGCCGGTGGGACGGTGACACCACGTGGGACCGCGCGGTCGGCCCGCTGCAGGTGATCCCGACGACGTGGGTCGAGCACGGCACGGACGGCGACGGCGACGGCGTCGCCGACCCGTTCCAGGTGGACGACGCGGCGCTGACCGCCGCGCGCTACCTGTGCGACGCGGGCGGCGACCTGACCACCCCGGAGGGCTGGACCGCTGCGCTGGCCGCGTACAACGCCGACGCCGACTACGCGCGACGCGTCACGCAGGCCGCGCAGGACTACGCCCAGGGCCGGCCGGCGACCGGCTGA
- a CDS encoding cystathionine beta-synthase produces the protein MKYARHISELVGGTPLVQLTSVTAGLTATVLAKVEYLNPGGSVKDRIALRMIEAAEASGELQPGGTIVEPTSGNTGVGLALVAQRKGYRCVFVCPDKVSQDKRDVLRAYGAEVVVTPTAVPPDHPDSYYSVSDRLAAEIPGAWKPNQYANPNGPASHYASTGPEIWADTEGRITHLVAGVGTGGTITGTGRYLHDVSADRPAADGGRVVVVGADPAGSVYSGGDGRPYLVEGVGEDFWPTAYDPSVPDAIIPVTDADSFSMTRRLAQEEGLLVGGSCGMAVQAALRHARALQDTDPEAAAQAVYVVILPDSGRGYMSKIFNDAWMRSYGFLAASQGASVADVLRTKTGELPALVHTHPTETVRDAIEILHEYGVSQMPVVGAEPPVKIGEVQGAVSERALLDAVFSGAATLTDRVDRHMDPALPLIGSGESVDQARAALEKADALMVVDDGQPVGVLTRHDLLGYLAR, from the coding sequence GTGAAGTACGCGCGCCACATCTCCGAGCTGGTCGGCGGCACCCCGCTGGTGCAGCTGACGTCCGTGACCGCCGGTCTGACCGCGACCGTGCTGGCCAAGGTCGAGTACCTCAACCCCGGCGGCTCCGTGAAGGACCGCATCGCGCTGCGCATGATCGAGGCCGCCGAGGCCTCGGGCGAGCTGCAGCCGGGCGGCACGATCGTCGAGCCCACGTCGGGCAACACCGGTGTCGGGCTCGCGCTGGTCGCCCAGCGCAAGGGGTACCGCTGCGTGTTCGTCTGCCCCGACAAGGTCAGCCAGGACAAGCGGGACGTGCTGCGCGCGTACGGGGCCGAGGTCGTCGTCACCCCGACCGCGGTGCCGCCGGACCACCCGGACTCGTACTACTCCGTCTCCGACCGGCTCGCCGCCGAGATCCCCGGCGCGTGGAAGCCCAACCAGTACGCCAACCCCAACGGGCCCGCGAGCCACTACGCCAGCACCGGCCCGGAGATCTGGGCCGACACCGAGGGGCGGATCACGCACCTCGTCGCCGGCGTCGGCACCGGCGGCACGATCACGGGCACCGGCCGGTACCTGCACGACGTCTCGGCGGACCGCCCCGCGGCCGACGGCGGCCGCGTCGTGGTGGTCGGCGCCGACCCGGCGGGCTCCGTGTACTCCGGCGGGGACGGCCGGCCCTACCTCGTCGAGGGTGTCGGCGAGGACTTCTGGCCGACCGCGTACGACCCGAGCGTGCCGGACGCGATCATCCCCGTGACCGACGCGGACTCGTTCTCGATGACCCGCCGGCTCGCGCAGGAGGAGGGGCTGCTCGTCGGCGGCTCCTGCGGCATGGCCGTCCAGGCGGCGCTGCGGCACGCCCGCGCCCTGCAGGACACCGACCCCGAGGCCGCCGCGCAGGCCGTGTATGTGGTGATCCTCCCCGACAGCGGCCGTGGCTACATGTCGAAGATCTTCAACGACGCGTGGATGCGCTCGTACGGGTTCCTCGCCGCCAGCCAGGGCGCCTCGGTGGCCGACGTGCTGCGCACCAAGACCGGCGAGCTTCCCGCCCTCGTGCACACCCACCCCACCGAGACTGTCCGCGACGCCATCGAGATCCTCCACGAGTACGGCGTCTCGCAGATGCCCGTCGTCGGCGCCGAGCCGCCCGTGAAGATCGGCGAGGTCCAGGGAGCCGTCTCCGAGCGCGCGCTGCTCGACGCGGTGTTCTCCGGCGCGGCCACGCTCACCGACCGGGTCGACCGGCACATGGACCCCGCGCTCCCGCTCATCGGCTCGGGGGAGTCCGTGGACCAGGCGCGCGCCGCCCTGGAGAAGGCCGACGCGCTCATGGTCGTCGACGACGGCCAGCCCGTCGGCGTGCTGACCCGGCACGACCTGCTGGGGTACCTGGCCCGCTGA
- a CDS encoding Bax inhibitor-1/YccA family protein, with amino-acid sequence MTNPVFSNSPLFGDPNDKRRRGQGATAVSYGTAGAQTADAATLEQMYGSPSATTRDTGRLTYDDVIVKTGGLLVVLVATAAATWVLAPGLWIIGAVVGLVLGLVNAFKKNPSPVLITLYAIAQGVFLGGISAIYETAYDGIVGQAVLATVAVFATSLVLFRSGKVRVTPKFQRMVLIGMVGYLVFSLTNFALSFFIPSSGFGPLRGGWIGVAVGLVAVALAAASLVIDFDAIKRGVEQGAPAKMAWAAAFGLIVTLVWLYLELLRLLAILRGDN; translated from the coding sequence ATGACCAACCCCGTGTTCTCCAACAGTCCCCTCTTCGGGGACCCGAACGACAAGCGCCGCCGCGGCCAGGGCGCCACCGCCGTGTCCTACGGCACCGCGGGGGCGCAGACGGCCGACGCCGCGACCCTCGAGCAGATGTACGGCTCCCCGTCCGCCACCACGCGGGACACCGGACGCCTCACGTACGACGACGTCATCGTCAAGACCGGTGGCCTGCTCGTCGTGCTCGTCGCCACCGCGGCCGCCACCTGGGTGCTCGCACCCGGGCTGTGGATCATCGGTGCCGTGGTCGGCCTCGTGCTCGGCCTGGTCAACGCGTTCAAGAAGAACCCGAGCCCCGTCCTCATCACGCTCTACGCGATCGCGCAGGGTGTGTTCCTCGGCGGCATCAGCGCGATCTACGAGACGGCGTACGACGGCATCGTGGGCCAGGCGGTGCTCGCCACCGTCGCGGTGTTCGCGACCTCCCTCGTGCTGTTCCGGTCGGGCAAGGTGCGCGTCACGCCGAAGTTCCAGCGCATGGTGCTCATCGGCATGGTCGGCTACCTGGTGTTCTCGCTGACCAACTTCGCGCTCTCGTTCTTCATCCCGTCGTCGGGCTTCGGTCCGCTGCGGGGCGGGTGGATCGGTGTCGCCGTCGGCCTGGTGGCCGTGGCGCTCGCTGCGGCCAGCCTCGTCATCGACTTCGACGCGATCAAGCGCGGCGTCGAGCAGGGTGCGCCCGCGAAGATGGCCTGGGCGGCCGCCTTCGGGCTCATCGTCACGCTCGTGTGGCTCTACCTCGAGCTGCTGCGCCTGCTCGCGATCCTGCGCGGCGACAACTAG